Proteins from one Syngnathus scovelli strain Florida chromosome 17, RoL_Ssco_1.2, whole genome shotgun sequence genomic window:
- the vangl2 gene encoding vang-like protein 2 isoform X2 — protein sequence MDNESQYSGYSYKSSHSRSSRKHRDRRHRSKSRDGSSRGDKSVTIQTPGEPLLDAESTRGDDRDDNWGETTTVVTGTSEHSISNEDLTRVTKDLEESTPLECKRFLGPALGGCLSFFALVTPLAFLVLPHALWRDTLEPCGTPCEGLYVSLAFKLLVLLISSWALFLRPPRATLPRFFVFRCLLMVLVFLFVASYWLFYGVRVLEPRERDYRGIVEYAASLVDALLFIQYLALVLLEVRHLQPAFCLKVVRSTDGASRFYNVGHLSIQRAAVWVLDHYYNDFPVYNPALVNLPKSILSKKMTGFKVYSLDGNLSCPENPGNNSTGQSRAMIAAAARRRDNSHNEFYYEEAEMDRRIRKRKARLVVAVEEAFTHIKRLHEEEAALTSSPKHPREVMDPREAAQAIFAPMARAMQKYLRTTRQQAFHSMESILTHLQFCITHNMTPKAFLERYLSPGPTMQYQQHNGRGRQWTLVSEEPVTAALRQGLVFSVRRLDFSLVVTVTPLPFLRLGEEFVDPKSHKFVMRLQSETSV from the exons ATGGACAACGAATCCCAGTACTCCGGGTACTCGTACAAGTCGTCCCACTCCCGGAGCTCCCGCAAGCACAG GGATCGGAGGCATCGCTCCAAAAGCAGAGATGGCAGCAGCCGCGGAGACAAGTCGGTGACAATCCAGACGCCCGGAGAACCGCTGCTCGATGCTGAGTCCACTCGCGGGGACGACCGG GATGACAACTGGGGCGAGACCACCACCGTTGTCACGGGGACGTCGGAGCACAGCATCTCCAACGAGGACCTGACCCGAGTCACCAAGGACCTGGAGGAGTCGACACCCCTGGAGTGTAAGCGCTTCCTGGGCCCGGCGCTGGGCGGCTGCCTGAGCTTCTTTGCGCTGGTGACGCCGCTGGCCTTCCTGGTGCTGCCGCATGCGCTGTGGCGCGACACCCTGGAGCCATGCGGCACGCCCTGCGAGGGCCTCTACGTCTCGCTGGCGTTCAAGCTGCTGGTGCTGCTCATCTCCTCGTGGGCGCTGTTCCTGCGCCCGCCGCGCGCCACCCTGCCGCGCTTCTTTGTCTTCCGCTGCCTGCTCATGGTGCTGGTCTTCCTCTTCGTGGCATCCTACTGGCTCTTTTACGGCGTGCGCGTGCTGGAGCCCCGCGAGCGAGACTACCGGGGCATCGTGGAGTACGCCGCCTCGCTGGTAGATGCGCTGCTGTTCATCCAGTACCTGGCGCTGGTGCTGCTGGAGGTGCGCCATCTGCAGCCCGCATTCTGTCTCAAAGTGGTGCGCAGCACCGACGGGGCCAGTCGCTTCTACAATGTGGGCCACCTCAG TATCCAGCGGGCTGCCGTGTGGGTTTTGGACCACTACTACAACGACTTCCCTGTCTACAATCCCGCCCTGGTCAACCTGCCAAAATCCATTCTGTCCAAGAAGATGACAGGCTTCAAAGTCTACTCACTGGACG GAAACCTTTCCTGCCCAGAAAACCCTGGCAATAATTCCACGGGCCAGTCGCGCGCCATGATCGCTGCCGCCGCGAGGAGGCGAGACAACTCCCACAACGAGTTCTACTACGAGGAGGCAGAGATGGACCGCAGGATCCGCAAGCGCAAGGCCAG GCTGGTGGTGGCAGTAGAAGAGGCGTTCACGCACATCAAGCGCCTCCATGAAGAGGAGGCAGCGTTGACCTCGTCCCCCAAACACCCACGCGAGGTGATGGACCCCCGCGAGGCGGCGCAGGCCATCTTCGCCCCCATGGCGCGGGCCATGCAGAAGTACCTGAGGACCACGCGGCAGCAGGCTTTCCACAGCATGGAGAGCATCCTCACACATCTACAGTTCTGCATCACGCACAACATGACGCCCAAG GCCTTCCTGGAGCGTTACCTGAGCCCGGGGCCCACCATGCAGTACCAACAGCATAACGGCAGGGGGCGCCAGTGGACACTGGTGAGCGAGGAGCCCGTAACAGCGGCCTTGCGCCAAGGCCTGGTCTTCTCCGTGCGCCGCCTGGACTTCTCCCTGGTGGTCACCGTCACGCCGCTGCCCTTCCTGCGCCTTGGCGAGGAGTTTGTGGACCCCAAAAGCCACAAGTTTGTCATGAGGCTTCAGTCCGAGACGTCCGTGTGA
- the vangl2 gene encoding vang-like protein 2 isoform X1, whose product MDNESQYSGYSYKSSHSRSSRKHRDRRHRSKSRDGSSRGDKSVTIQTPGEPLLDAESTRGDDRDDNWGETTTVVTGTSEHSISNEDLTRVTKDLEESTPLECKRFLGPALGGCLSFFALVTPLAFLVLPHALWRDTLEPCGTPCEGLYVSLAFKLLVLLISSWALFLRPPRATLPRFFVFRCLLMVLVFLFVASYWLFYGVRVLEPRERDYRGIVEYAASLVDALLFIQYLALVLLEVRHLQPAFCLKVVRSTDGASRFYNVGHLSIQRAAVWVLDHYYNDFPVYNPALVNLPKSILSKKMTGFKVYSLDGIGNLSCPENPGNNSTGQSRAMIAAAARRRDNSHNEFYYEEAEMDRRIRKRKARLVVAVEEAFTHIKRLHEEEAALTSSPKHPREVMDPREAAQAIFAPMARAMQKYLRTTRQQAFHSMESILTHLQFCITHNMTPKAFLERYLSPGPTMQYQQHNGRGRQWTLVSEEPVTAALRQGLVFSVRRLDFSLVVTVTPLPFLRLGEEFVDPKSHKFVMRLQSETSV is encoded by the exons ATGGACAACGAATCCCAGTACTCCGGGTACTCGTACAAGTCGTCCCACTCCCGGAGCTCCCGCAAGCACAG GGATCGGAGGCATCGCTCCAAAAGCAGAGATGGCAGCAGCCGCGGAGACAAGTCGGTGACAATCCAGACGCCCGGAGAACCGCTGCTCGATGCTGAGTCCACTCGCGGGGACGACCGG GATGACAACTGGGGCGAGACCACCACCGTTGTCACGGGGACGTCGGAGCACAGCATCTCCAACGAGGACCTGACCCGAGTCACCAAGGACCTGGAGGAGTCGACACCCCTGGAGTGTAAGCGCTTCCTGGGCCCGGCGCTGGGCGGCTGCCTGAGCTTCTTTGCGCTGGTGACGCCGCTGGCCTTCCTGGTGCTGCCGCATGCGCTGTGGCGCGACACCCTGGAGCCATGCGGCACGCCCTGCGAGGGCCTCTACGTCTCGCTGGCGTTCAAGCTGCTGGTGCTGCTCATCTCCTCGTGGGCGCTGTTCCTGCGCCCGCCGCGCGCCACCCTGCCGCGCTTCTTTGTCTTCCGCTGCCTGCTCATGGTGCTGGTCTTCCTCTTCGTGGCATCCTACTGGCTCTTTTACGGCGTGCGCGTGCTGGAGCCCCGCGAGCGAGACTACCGGGGCATCGTGGAGTACGCCGCCTCGCTGGTAGATGCGCTGCTGTTCATCCAGTACCTGGCGCTGGTGCTGCTGGAGGTGCGCCATCTGCAGCCCGCATTCTGTCTCAAAGTGGTGCGCAGCACCGACGGGGCCAGTCGCTTCTACAATGTGGGCCACCTCAG TATCCAGCGGGCTGCCGTGTGGGTTTTGGACCACTACTACAACGACTTCCCTGTCTACAATCCCGCCCTGGTCAACCTGCCAAAATCCATTCTGTCCAAGAAGATGACAGGCTTCAAAGTCTACTCACTGGACG GTATAGGAAACCTTTCCTGCCCAGAAAACCCTGGCAATAATTCCACGGGCCAGTCGCGCGCCATGATCGCTGCCGCCGCGAGGAGGCGAGACAACTCCCACAACGAGTTCTACTACGAGGAGGCAGAGATGGACCGCAGGATCCGCAAGCGCAAGGCCAG GCTGGTGGTGGCAGTAGAAGAGGCGTTCACGCACATCAAGCGCCTCCATGAAGAGGAGGCAGCGTTGACCTCGTCCCCCAAACACCCACGCGAGGTGATGGACCCCCGCGAGGCGGCGCAGGCCATCTTCGCCCCCATGGCGCGGGCCATGCAGAAGTACCTGAGGACCACGCGGCAGCAGGCTTTCCACAGCATGGAGAGCATCCTCACACATCTACAGTTCTGCATCACGCACAACATGACGCCCAAG GCCTTCCTGGAGCGTTACCTGAGCCCGGGGCCCACCATGCAGTACCAACAGCATAACGGCAGGGGGCGCCAGTGGACACTGGTGAGCGAGGAGCCCGTAACAGCGGCCTTGCGCCAAGGCCTGGTCTTCTCCGTGCGCCGCCTGGACTTCTCCCTGGTGGTCACCGTCACGCCGCTGCCCTTCCTGCGCCTTGGCGAGGAGTTTGTGGACCCCAAAAGCCACAAGTTTGTCATGAGGCTTCAGTCCGAGACGTCCGTGTGA
- the vangl2 gene encoding vang-like protein 2 isoform X3, with the protein MDNESQYSGYSYKSSHSRSSRKHRDRRHRSKSRDGSSRGDKSVTIQTPGEPLLDAESTRGDDRDDNWGETTTVVTGTSEHSISNEDLTRVTKDLEESTPLECKRFLGPALGGCLSFFALVTPLAFLVLPHALWRDTLEPCGTPCEGLYVSLAFKLLVLLISSWALFLRPPRATLPRFFVFRCLLMVLVFLFVASYWLFYGVRVLEPRERDYRGIVEYAASLVDALLFIQYLALVLLEVRHLQPAFCLKVVRSTDGASRFYNVGHLSIQRAAVWVLDHYYNDFPVYNPALVNLPKSILSKKMTGFKVYSLDENPGNNSTGQSRAMIAAAARRRDNSHNEFYYEEAEMDRRIRKRKARLVVAVEEAFTHIKRLHEEEAALTSSPKHPREVMDPREAAQAIFAPMARAMQKYLRTTRQQAFHSMESILTHLQFCITHNMTPKAFLERYLSPGPTMQYQQHNGRGRQWTLVSEEPVTAALRQGLVFSVRRLDFSLVVTVTPLPFLRLGEEFVDPKSHKFVMRLQSETSV; encoded by the exons ATGGACAACGAATCCCAGTACTCCGGGTACTCGTACAAGTCGTCCCACTCCCGGAGCTCCCGCAAGCACAG GGATCGGAGGCATCGCTCCAAAAGCAGAGATGGCAGCAGCCGCGGAGACAAGTCGGTGACAATCCAGACGCCCGGAGAACCGCTGCTCGATGCTGAGTCCACTCGCGGGGACGACCGG GATGACAACTGGGGCGAGACCACCACCGTTGTCACGGGGACGTCGGAGCACAGCATCTCCAACGAGGACCTGACCCGAGTCACCAAGGACCTGGAGGAGTCGACACCCCTGGAGTGTAAGCGCTTCCTGGGCCCGGCGCTGGGCGGCTGCCTGAGCTTCTTTGCGCTGGTGACGCCGCTGGCCTTCCTGGTGCTGCCGCATGCGCTGTGGCGCGACACCCTGGAGCCATGCGGCACGCCCTGCGAGGGCCTCTACGTCTCGCTGGCGTTCAAGCTGCTGGTGCTGCTCATCTCCTCGTGGGCGCTGTTCCTGCGCCCGCCGCGCGCCACCCTGCCGCGCTTCTTTGTCTTCCGCTGCCTGCTCATGGTGCTGGTCTTCCTCTTCGTGGCATCCTACTGGCTCTTTTACGGCGTGCGCGTGCTGGAGCCCCGCGAGCGAGACTACCGGGGCATCGTGGAGTACGCCGCCTCGCTGGTAGATGCGCTGCTGTTCATCCAGTACCTGGCGCTGGTGCTGCTGGAGGTGCGCCATCTGCAGCCCGCATTCTGTCTCAAAGTGGTGCGCAGCACCGACGGGGCCAGTCGCTTCTACAATGTGGGCCACCTCAG TATCCAGCGGGCTGCCGTGTGGGTTTTGGACCACTACTACAACGACTTCCCTGTCTACAATCCCGCCCTGGTCAACCTGCCAAAATCCATTCTGTCCAAGAAGATGACAGGCTTCAAAGTCTACTCACTGGACG AAAACCCTGGCAATAATTCCACGGGCCAGTCGCGCGCCATGATCGCTGCCGCCGCGAGGAGGCGAGACAACTCCCACAACGAGTTCTACTACGAGGAGGCAGAGATGGACCGCAGGATCCGCAAGCGCAAGGCCAG GCTGGTGGTGGCAGTAGAAGAGGCGTTCACGCACATCAAGCGCCTCCATGAAGAGGAGGCAGCGTTGACCTCGTCCCCCAAACACCCACGCGAGGTGATGGACCCCCGCGAGGCGGCGCAGGCCATCTTCGCCCCCATGGCGCGGGCCATGCAGAAGTACCTGAGGACCACGCGGCAGCAGGCTTTCCACAGCATGGAGAGCATCCTCACACATCTACAGTTCTGCATCACGCACAACATGACGCCCAAG GCCTTCCTGGAGCGTTACCTGAGCCCGGGGCCCACCATGCAGTACCAACAGCATAACGGCAGGGGGCGCCAGTGGACACTGGTGAGCGAGGAGCCCGTAACAGCGGCCTTGCGCCAAGGCCTGGTCTTCTCCGTGCGCCGCCTGGACTTCTCCCTGGTGGTCACCGTCACGCCGCTGCCCTTCCTGCGCCTTGGCGAGGAGTTTGTGGACCCCAAAAGCCACAAGTTTGTCATGAGGCTTCAGTCCGAGACGTCCGTGTGA